DNA sequence from the Streptomyces sp. NBC_01497 genome:
GACTCCACGTCGGCCGGTTTCAGTACGCCGCCGAGCCGCCCGAGCGCCGGCAACGCGTCGTCCCTGAGGATGCGTACGTCCAGGGCGCCCGGCGACGTCGACAGCGTCTCCAGCCGCGACGCTCCGGTGACGACCAGGGCGGGCGCGACCGTGAGAGCGAGGGCCAGCGAGGCTCCCTCCGCCGCGCGGCGCGCCCAGCGCAGATGCGGTACGGGCGCCGAGCGGCCCAGGCGGACCATGGGATCCGCGATGCGCACACGCTGCTTGCGCGCGGCGAGTGTCCGCACGGCGAGCACTCCGGCGGGCCCGATCGCCAGGTGGTCGATGAACGCGGCACCCGGCAGCGGCACCGCGTGCAGCACCCGCCAGCCCGCGCCTTCCAGCGCGTCCAGCGCCTCCCCCACCAGGCGCTGCGCGGTCAGCGCC
Encoded proteins:
- a CDS encoding nuclease-related domain-containing protein, with the protein product MARLRVAPAQHQGHERLYVTLADGTSVAWYDRDADRISLVRADREDEVMVVLAPYVTGEVTVGPPPVPTAAELDRLCLHPDDDLAPNRPGEALYADLDAVPASAPARLLRRDGRQEALTAQRLVGEALDALEGAGWRVLHAVPLPGAAFIDHLAIGPAGVLAVRTLAARKQRVRIADPMVRLGRSAPVPHLRWARRAAEGASLALALTVAPALVVTGASRLETLSTSPGALDVRILRDDALPALGRLGGVLKPADVESVYATARNRKTWIRA